Proteins encoded within one genomic window of Candidatus Dependentiae bacterium:
- a CDS encoding ankyrin repeat domain-containing protein, producing MQKRYSDIEIIAWTRRREGSRIHTSAALSEIEYILSLLSLDSDLINQGDAENATPLHYACAVGSLDTVISLIQHGANINATNFHDETPLLWALLESDIKKRHGKITYLIKAGADINKANVEGETIAHQAFRDPILLLHLLQHAANPNAKNIFDWTPLHYAMLFEDSIESAKHLIDHNANINSPDDEGFTPLHLAAKYNNIDAIKLLISSGADLTIQNKYGQTAYDLACSLELDNKILDRLK from the coding sequence ATGCAAAAAAGATATAGTGACATAGAAATAATAGCTTGGACTAGGCGTCGAGAAGGCAGTCGCATACATACATCTGCTGCACTTAGCGAAATTGAGTATATACTCAGCCTATTGTCATTAGATAGTGATCTGATCAATCAAGGCGATGCTGAAAATGCCACACCATTACATTATGCATGCGCAGTCGGCAGCCTGGACACTGTTATATCTTTAATTCAGCATGGCGCCAATATAAACGCAACAAACTTTCATGACGAAACACCATTGCTTTGGGCACTTCTGGAATCTGATATCAAAAAAAGACACGGCAAAATTACATATTTAATTAAAGCCGGTGCGGATATCAACAAAGCAAATGTCGAAGGCGAAACTATAGCACATCAAGCATTTCGCGATCCAATACTATTACTGCACCTTCTACAACATGCAGCTAATCCAAATGCAAAGAATATCTTCGATTGGACACCACTCCATTATGCAATGCTATTTGAAGACTCTATCGAAAGCGCAAAACACCTTATTGATCATAATGCGAATATTAATAGCCCGGACGATGAAGGCTTTACGCCATTACATTTAGCAGCGAAATATAACAATATAGATGCTATCAAATTACTCATCTCATCAGGTGCTGACCTGACCATACAAAATAAATATGGACAAACAGCCTATGATCTTGCTTGTAGCTTGGAATTAGATAATAAAATTTTGGACAGATTAAAGTAA
- the glmS gene encoding glutamine--fructose-6-phosphate transaminase (isomerizing), with protein MCSVVGYVGKNYSREFIFEGLSRLEYRGYDSAGFACLHPDDHRLLYCKAEGRLSNLVQKCELSPIDGFIGIGHTRWSTHGKSTATNAHPQFDCNKTVSIVHNGIIENHHELKQQLVNTGHIFHSETDTEIIAHLLESLLLTHNTFKAAIVDLVKQLNGAYAFISILQSKPDQMLLVRKRSPLCVGVGDGQMFIASDIIAFADKTKKVLFIPDEHFAIVKSDMIELYDFLGNPKPLLMQDITSDWQAHQKNGHEHYMLKEIYEQKKAIHDTVDFLSSRSADLWNHIDISAEQIQQLESISMVGCGTSWHAARIAQFFFETLCNVPTKVYLASEMRYMHFFKEKHTMQIAISQSGETADTLEALRMVQVFNVPTLAITNVASSTMVREADGFLLTQAGQEVAVASTKAFSTQLTALYWLAHRIAFEKKLIDEQGLKAAEQDLLVIGEVLENGIENYKRVIQKILAPKYAQFSKSIFLGRNISYPFAMEAALKLKEISYNFAQCYPAGELKHGPLALIDEQTPVFVFSVQDPIIYQKLVANTQEAKARGGHIVVFAFEGQDELYDLAETAFVLPRVKPMLEPLAMSGLMQYFTYEVAKVLGCEIDKPRNLAKSVTVE; from the coding sequence ATGTGTAGTGTTGTTGGGTATGTAGGCAAAAACTATAGCCGTGAGTTTATTTTTGAAGGTCTTTCTCGTCTTGAGTATCGTGGATATGATTCAGCAGGTTTTGCTTGTTTGCATCCGGATGATCATAGACTGTTGTATTGTAAGGCAGAAGGGCGTTTGAGTAACTTAGTGCAAAAATGTGAACTGTCTCCAATTGATGGTTTTATTGGCATTGGACATACTCGTTGGTCGACGCACGGCAAGTCTACAGCAACAAATGCGCATCCTCAATTTGATTGCAATAAGACCGTTTCAATTGTGCATAATGGTATTATTGAAAATCATCATGAGCTTAAGCAACAGTTAGTAAATACCGGTCATATATTTCATTCAGAAACTGATACTGAAATTATTGCTCATCTATTAGAGTCTCTCCTTTTAACGCATAATACATTTAAAGCTGCAATTGTTGATTTGGTAAAGCAGTTGAATGGCGCTTATGCGTTTATTTCAATTTTACAGTCAAAACCGGATCAAATGTTGTTGGTGCGTAAACGTTCACCATTGTGTGTGGGTGTTGGTGATGGTCAAATGTTTATTGCATCAGATATTATAGCATTTGCAGATAAAACAAAAAAAGTTTTATTTATTCCTGATGAGCACTTTGCCATAGTGAAGTCTGATATGATTGAACTGTACGATTTTTTGGGCAATCCAAAGCCACTTCTTATGCAAGATATTACTTCAGATTGGCAAGCACATCAAAAAAATGGTCATGAGCATTATATGCTCAAAGAGATTTACGAACAAAAAAAAGCAATCCATGATACTGTCGATTTTTTATCTTCAAGGAGTGCTGATTTATGGAACCACATTGATATTTCAGCAGAACAGATTCAACAGTTAGAAAGCATTTCAATGGTTGGCTGTGGGACTTCATGGCATGCAGCTCGTATTGCACAGTTCTTTTTTGAAACATTATGCAATGTGCCTACCAAAGTTTACCTTGCATCTGAAATGCGTTATATGCACTTTTTCAAAGAGAAGCATACTATGCAGATTGCTATTTCTCAATCAGGTGAAACTGCTGATACTTTGGAAGCATTACGTATGGTGCAAGTATTTAATGTGCCAACATTGGCAATAACTAATGTTGCGTCAAGCACTATGGTTCGCGAAGCTGATGGATTTCTTTTAACGCAAGCGGGTCAAGAGGTTGCAGTCGCTTCTACCAAAGCGTTTTCAACGCAATTGACTGCATTATATTGGTTGGCGCATCGCATTGCATTTGAAAAAAAACTTATTGATGAACAAGGGCTTAAGGCTGCAGAGCAAGATTTATTGGTTATTGGTGAGGTGTTAGAAAATGGTATTGAAAATTATAAACGTGTGATACAAAAAATATTAGCACCAAAATATGCACAATTTAGTAAAAGTATCTTTTTAGGGCGTAATATCAGTTATCCATTTGCGATGGAGGCTGCGCTTAAACTAAAAGAGATTTCTTATAATTTTGCTCAATGTTATCCGGCAGGTGAATTAAAGCACGGGCCACTTGCTTTGATCGATGAGCAAACGCCGGTATTTGTTTTTTCAGTACAAGATCCAATAATCTATCAAAAATTGGTTGCAAATACACAAGAGGCAAAAGCTCGAGGTGGGCATATTGTGGTATTTGCGTTTGAAGGCCAAGATGAGCTCTATGATTTAGCTGAAACTGCATTTGTATTGCCGCGTGTAAAACCGATGCTTGAGCCATTGGCCATGAGTGGTTTAATGCAGTACTTTACATATGAAGTTGCAAAAGTGTTAGGTTGTGAAATTGACAAACCACGTAATTTAGCAAAATCAGTGACAGTTGAGTAG
- the rpsI gene encoding 30S ribosomal protein S9 yields MAKIQAKAKSGAPLAHGVGRRKSSVARAWLRRGKGNILVNSRDYKEYFETDIARLEAATPLKVIPQGDKYDVQITVKGGGTHSQAGAIQLAISRAFVQQNEELRVLLRKHGLLTVDSRLKERKKPGQPGARRKFQFVKR; encoded by the coding sequence ATGGCAAAGATTCAAGCAAAAGCAAAATCTGGAGCTCCTTTAGCTCACGGTGTAGGGCGTCGTAAATCATCTGTTGCACGTGCATGGTTACGTCGTGGTAAAGGTAATATTTTGGTTAACAGTCGTGATTACAAAGAGTATTTCGAAACAGATATCGCTCGCCTTGAAGCCGCAACTCCTCTAAAAGTTATCCCACAAGGTGACAAATATGATGTTCAAATCACTGTTAAAGGTGGTGGAACTCATTCTCAAGCAGGCGCTATTCAATTAGCTATTTCTCGTGCGTTTGTTCAACAAAATGAAGAATTACGTGTGCTTTTAAGAAAACATGGTTTACTAACTGTAGATTCACGTCTTAAAGAGCGTAAAAAACCTGGGCAACCTGGCGCACGTCGTAAATTCCAATTCGTTAAACGTTAA
- a CDS encoding TraR/DksA family transcriptional regulator, translating into MSQEALSKKKLEKIRKNLEARKFELEEEMIGSYQEKFSDDQVQDSADEALASTMESLKASLHDNKNVEYKRVIQALEMINEGSYGVCVDCGKAISDKRLKYYPNATRCLLCQEAFEEQNDLEQ; encoded by the coding sequence ATGTCACAAGAAGCATTATCAAAAAAAAAGCTAGAGAAAATAAGAAAAAATCTCGAAGCAAGAAAGTTTGAATTAGAAGAGGAAATGATCGGCTCTTATCAAGAAAAATTTTCTGATGACCAAGTGCAAGATAGTGCTGATGAAGCACTTGCTTCAACTATGGAGAGTTTAAAGGCTTCATTGCATGATAATAAGAATGTTGAATATAAACGTGTGATACAAGCGTTGGAAATGATTAATGAGGGCAGCTATGGTGTGTGTGTTGACTGTGGTAAGGCAATTTCTGATAAACGTCTGAAATATTATCCTAATGCAACTCGTTGTCTGTTGTGTCAAGAGGCATTTGAAGAACAAAATGATTTAGAGCAATAA
- a CDS encoding nucleoside deaminase, whose protein sequence is MIDIRYMKEALKQAKKAFDQDEVPVGSVIVCDGTVVARAYNKVEQKDTQCAHAELLALKKAGKKLGDWRLLNCWIYVTLEPCAMCMYAILLHRLARVVYGADSPVFGYQLDKQGIDSVYKYDTVEIIPGVMHEESAKLLKQFFKKKR, encoded by the coding sequence ATGATCGATATAAGATATATGAAAGAGGCATTGAAACAAGCGAAAAAAGCATTTGATCAAGATGAAGTGCCGGTTGGATCGGTTATTGTTTGTGATGGAACTGTTGTTGCGCGTGCATATAATAAAGTTGAACAAAAAGATACGCAATGCGCACATGCAGAATTGTTAGCGTTAAAAAAAGCGGGCAAGAAGTTAGGAGATTGGCGATTATTAAATTGTTGGATTTATGTAACGCTTGAGCCGTGTGCGATGTGTATGTATGCAATTTTATTGCATCGATTAGCAAGAGTCGTTTACGGTGCGGATTCACCGGTGTTTGGATATCAGCTTGACAAACAAGGAATTGATTCGGTATACAAGTATGACACTGTGGAGATTATTCCGGGAGTTATGCATGAAGAATCAGCAAAATTATTAAAGCAATTTTTTAAAAAGAAAAGGTAA
- the gyrB gene encoding DNA topoisomerase (ATP-hydrolyzing) subunit B — protein MAQPDDKKINEYKAKSIRVMEGLEAVRKRPAMYIGSTGPQGLHHLVYEVVDNSVDEALAGHCENIFVMLHNDGSVTVKDDGRGIPTDIHPTEKISAAEVVLTKLHAGGKFDKDSYKYSGGLHGVGISVVNALSKRLDLTIFQDGKIYQQSFKRGKPQGPLKVTGTTDKRGTEIRFWPDEEIFRETTEFSFDTLSARLRELAFLNKNLRIVIEDESNNKKHDFYFEGGIVSFVEHINKKKIPLFKDVIFISGEDDKYLLEIAIQYNDGYSENLQSFVNNINTVEGGTHVAGFKSALTKVSNKRAQALNVLKKGETFSSDDTREGLVGVINIKVPEPQFEGQTKTKLGNSEVKGLVDSWAFQALDTYFEENPAVAKKIFQKAEVAKRAREAAKKAREITRRKTALESSILPGKLADCSDENPANTELFIVEGDSAGGSAKMARDRHTQAILPLRGKIINVEKARIDRALSNEEIKAIIAAVGASMGKDFDVEKARYHKIILMTDADVDGSHIRTLLLTFFFRYMKPLIEHGYLYIAQPPLYKVKIGKKQQYLKDEKAFTAFLFDWLKEQSTLSIGKTTLTDDAWHTLLDNITAYSDQLQKTGAHFRVSSKHAHKLVWCMYQHKWEPQDTIEKLLEILRSCFVDNAISIEQQESLTPENETLQETFVIFRHQGRQWKVELDFFSSPELKTLVDLFEPLLEIQTKPWQLSVVGKERTAEGTGYNALMQSINTIAKPYMSIQRYKGLGEMNPDQLWETAMDRKSRELLRVKIEDAIEADSWFTTLMGDDVKGRKHYIEEYGQFAKNLDV, from the coding sequence ATGGCACAGCCCGACGATAAAAAAATAAATGAATACAAGGCGAAATCGATTCGCGTCATGGAAGGGTTAGAGGCGGTTCGTAAACGTCCTGCAATGTATATCGGGTCGACCGGTCCGCAAGGTTTACATCATTTAGTATATGAAGTTGTAGACAACTCTGTCGATGAAGCACTTGCCGGTCATTGCGAAAACATTTTTGTTATGTTGCATAATGATGGCTCAGTAACAGTAAAAGATGACGGACGTGGTATCCCGACAGATATTCATCCAACTGAAAAAATTTCAGCCGCTGAAGTTGTACTCACCAAGTTACACGCCGGTGGTAAATTTGATAAAGATAGCTACAAATATTCCGGTGGATTGCATGGTGTAGGTATTTCAGTAGTAAATGCCCTATCGAAAAGGCTAGATTTAACCATTTTTCAAGATGGCAAAATATATCAACAATCATTCAAACGTGGCAAACCGCAAGGACCTCTAAAAGTGACCGGCACAACTGATAAGCGCGGCACCGAAATCCGCTTTTGGCCGGACGAAGAAATCTTTAGAGAAACAACTGAATTCAGCTTTGATACCTTATCAGCTCGCTTACGTGAATTAGCATTCTTAAATAAAAATCTGCGCATTGTTATTGAAGATGAATCCAACAATAAAAAACATGATTTCTATTTTGAAGGCGGTATTGTTTCATTCGTTGAACACATTAATAAGAAGAAAATCCCACTCTTTAAAGATGTAATCTTTATAAGTGGTGAAGACGACAAATACCTTCTTGAAATTGCAATACAATATAACGATGGTTATAGTGAAAACCTCCAATCATTTGTAAACAACATCAACACCGTTGAGGGCGGTACCCATGTTGCCGGATTTAAATCTGCACTTACAAAAGTAAGCAACAAACGCGCACAAGCATTAAACGTTCTCAAAAAAGGTGAAACCTTCTCTAGTGATGACACCCGTGAAGGCTTAGTCGGTGTTATTAACATTAAAGTTCCTGAACCTCAATTTGAAGGCCAAACAAAAACAAAACTGGGCAACAGTGAAGTTAAAGGCTTAGTTGACTCATGGGCATTTCAAGCACTCGATACTTATTTTGAAGAAAATCCTGCTGTAGCAAAAAAGATTTTCCAAAAAGCTGAAGTTGCAAAACGTGCACGTGAAGCTGCAAAAAAAGCACGAGAAATAACCAGACGTAAAACCGCACTTGAATCTTCAATATTGCCTGGTAAATTAGCCGACTGTTCTGATGAAAACCCGGCAAATACTGAACTATTCATAGTTGAGGGTGATTCTGCGGGTGGTTCAGCAAAAATGGCACGTGACAGACACACACAAGCAATTTTACCTTTACGCGGTAAAATCATTAACGTTGAAAAAGCTCGTATTGATCGTGCATTGTCAAACGAAGAGATAAAAGCAATTATTGCTGCCGTTGGCGCAAGTATGGGTAAAGATTTTGATGTAGAAAAAGCTCGCTATCATAAAATTATTTTAATGACCGATGCTGATGTTGACGGATCACACATTCGCACATTACTACTGACCTTCTTTTTCCGCTATATGAAACCGCTTATCGAACATGGTTATTTGTATATTGCACAACCACCTTTATATAAAGTTAAGATCGGCAAAAAGCAACAATATCTCAAAGATGAAAAAGCATTTACTGCATTTCTCTTTGATTGGCTAAAAGAACAATCAACACTATCAATTGGCAAAACAACACTTACTGATGATGCATGGCATACATTACTTGATAACATTACTGCTTACAGTGATCAACTGCAAAAAACCGGCGCTCATTTCCGTGTAAGCTCAAAACATGCTCATAAATTAGTTTGGTGTATGTATCAACACAAATGGGAGCCACAAGACACCATTGAAAAACTTCTTGAAATCTTGCGCAGCTGTTTTGTCGACAATGCAATCAGCATAGAACAACAAGAAAGTTTAACGCCTGAAAATGAAACTCTACAAGAAACATTTGTGATCTTCAGACATCAAGGGCGCCAATGGAAAGTGGAACTTGACTTCTTCTCATCCCCTGAGCTGAAGACTCTAGTTGATCTTTTTGAGCCCCTTCTTGAAATCCAAACTAAACCATGGCAATTAAGCGTTGTTGGCAAAGAACGTACAGCTGAAGGCACCGGCTATAATGCATTGATGCAATCAATCAATACTATTGCAAAACCATACATGAGCATTCAACGATACAAAGGTCTTGGTGAAATGAACCCTGATCAATTGTGGGAAACTGCAATGGATAGAAAATCACGTGAACTTCTTAGGGTTAAAATTGAAGATGCCATAGAAGCTGATTCTTGGTTCACCACATTGATGGGTGATGACGTTAAGGGTCGTAAGCATTACATCGAAGAATATGGCCAATTTGCTAAAAACTTGGACGTATAG
- the fmdA gene encoding formamidase translates to MLKKIISVNVNKSPLDQPTPLHNRWHPDIPAVAHVKPGDAFRIECLDWTGGQIKDNDCANDIRDVELDQVHYLSGPIAVEGAEPGDLLVVDILNIGPLYESQWGFTGIFSKNNGGGFLTDYYPDAGKAIWDLEGIYATSRHIPDVRFAGIIHPGLIGTAPSHELLKEWNHRENILVSTNPDRIPPLACLPNSNAALCGQLTGDKLLEVAETGARTVPGRENGGNCDIKNLTRGSRAFFPVFIDGANLSMGDIHFSQGDGEITFCGAIEMAGWIEIKVDLIKNGVSKYDIKNPIFLSSPLEPHYTEYITFEGISVDAQGKQHYLNAHIAYQNACLNAIAYLKKFGYTGEQAYMILSTAPVEGRISGVVDIPNAICTIYIPTSIFNMDIRPNHDGPIKNDRGQIALCS, encoded by the coding sequence ATGCTCAAAAAAATTATCTCCGTCAATGTAAACAAATCACCACTTGATCAACCCACTCCATTACACAATCGTTGGCATCCGGATATCCCTGCTGTTGCACATGTAAAACCGGGCGATGCATTCCGCATTGAATGTTTAGACTGGACTGGAGGACAAATAAAAGATAATGATTGTGCAAATGACATTCGCGATGTTGAGCTGGATCAAGTTCATTATTTAAGCGGTCCTATTGCAGTTGAAGGCGCTGAACCCGGAGATCTACTAGTTGTTGATATTTTAAACATTGGACCTCTTTATGAATCTCAATGGGGCTTTACCGGCATCTTTTCAAAAAATAATGGGGGTGGTTTTTTAACTGACTATTATCCAGATGCAGGCAAAGCAATTTGGGATCTTGAAGGTATTTATGCAACCTCACGTCACATACCTGATGTACGTTTTGCAGGAATCATTCATCCGGGTTTAATTGGCACTGCACCCTCACACGAATTATTAAAAGAATGGAATCATCGTGAAAATATATTGGTATCAACCAATCCTGATCGCATACCCCCTCTTGCATGCTTACCAAACTCAAATGCAGCGTTATGTGGTCAATTGACAGGGGATAAATTATTAGAGGTTGCTGAGACTGGCGCACGAACTGTGCCTGGACGTGAAAATGGTGGAAACTGTGATATTAAAAATCTAACGCGAGGATCCCGCGCATTTTTTCCTGTCTTTATTGATGGTGCAAACTTATCAATGGGTGATATCCATTTTAGCCAAGGTGATGGTGAAATCACTTTTTGTGGTGCAATCGAAATGGCTGGATGGATTGAAATAAAAGTTGATCTGATTAAAAATGGCGTTTCAAAATACGATATAAAAAATCCAATTTTCTTAAGCAGCCCGCTTGAACCTCACTATACTGAATATATTACCTTTGAAGGTATTTCAGTTGACGCACAAGGAAAACAACATTACCTCAATGCGCATATTGCATACCAAAATGCATGCCTCAATGCGATTGCATATCTCAAAAAATTCGGATATACCGGCGAACAAGCTTATATGATTTTGAGCACGGCACCGGTTGAAGGTCGCATAAGCGGTGTTGTTGATATACCAAATGCAATATGCACCATATATATTCCAACCTCTATTTTTAATATGGATATACGCCCAAATCATGACGGACCTATAAAAAACGATCGCGGACAGATTGCACTATGCTCATAA
- the tilS gene encoding tRNA lysidine(34) synthetase TilS gives MFKKINTFVTKHQLFKKDQTVIVGLSGGPDSLFLLHYLVTIKNSYNLKLIAVHLDHEWRKNSNQDVIFCKKICAEFKVPFTSKKLSELSIHIKPSGSKEQDARKARRYFFEQIAKEHDADAIALAQHKDDQEETFFIRLLRGASLTGLCGMWPKKGLYIRPLLTTSKKEIVTWLNKHHINYLIDPTNISDDFLRNRIRNKLIPTINEIDPRFSGTLAKTMQRLQQTENFLKRLTIQTFDHIAQLDEKKIYIINKKDFLMLDPILQYRILVHWLTKEKVPFPITQGFLDEIIRFLKQPENKIHTIAQDWHIVKKQNIFYIQT, from the coding sequence ATGTTTAAAAAAATTAATACGTTTGTAACCAAACACCAACTGTTCAAAAAAGATCAAACAGTCATCGTTGGACTGTCTGGTGGTCCGGACTCATTGTTTTTACTGCACTATCTGGTTACAATAAAAAACAGTTACAACTTAAAGCTTATCGCAGTTCACCTTGACCACGAATGGCGTAAAAATTCAAATCAGGATGTTATATTTTGTAAAAAAATATGCGCCGAGTTCAAAGTGCCATTTACAAGCAAAAAACTGTCTGAACTTTCCATCCACATTAAACCAAGTGGTTCAAAAGAACAGGATGCCAGAAAAGCACGGCGTTACTTTTTTGAGCAAATAGCAAAAGAACATGATGCTGATGCAATTGCCCTTGCACAACACAAAGATGATCAAGAAGAAACATTTTTTATTCGTCTTTTACGCGGCGCAAGCTTAACCGGTTTATGCGGTATGTGGCCAAAAAAAGGTTTGTATATTCGCCCCTTATTAACAACTTCAAAAAAAGAAATCGTTACGTGGCTTAATAAACATCACATTAATTATCTCATTGACCCTACCAATATAAGCGACGATTTTTTACGCAATCGCATTCGTAATAAACTTATTCCCACTATTAATGAGATTGATCCTCGTTTTTCCGGTACATTAGCAAAGACCATGCAACGATTACAACAAACAGAAAACTTTCTGAAAAGACTCACTATACAAACATTTGATCATATCGCACAGCTTGATGAAAAGAAAATTTATATCATCAATAAAAAGGATTTTTTAATGCTTGATCCAATACTACAGTATCGCATATTGGTACATTGGCTTACAAAAGAAAAAGTACCATTTCCGATAACACAAGGGTTTCTTGATGAAATTATTCGCTTTCTTAAGCAACCTGAAAACAAAATCCATACGATTGCCCAAGATTGGCATATAGTTAAAAAACAGAACATATTTTATATTCAAACATAA
- a CDS encoding FAD-dependent oxidoreductase yields MAKVVILGGGLAGISAAYHLEQNGFHDYVLFEKEADVGGLCGSVQQDGFTFDYTGHLLHINDPYFEKLIADVIGFDQFNIINRRSYIYSQECYTKFPYQINLRGLPIKTISECINGYVKRHKHIKNPKNFKEWVLKNFGSGFAKHFFCPYQQKIFACDLKEITASWTGRFVPDTSLEQIISGSIQDNENEAIGYNAQFFYPKKGGILFWVKKLADQLQNKIITNAKATSIDMVHKFVGFSNGHVESYDTLINTMPLDDFLIMQRGTMANVLESAADNLRCNSVVNFNLGIKRPNLSDKHWIYFPEKEFPFYRIGFGHNFADSMAPENCSSLYGEFSHLYRTDRWVEKTLELALQKTKEFLHLSDDEIATEKIIPISHAYVIYDQWRERNLDKVHKKLNENKVYSIGRYGAWKYCSMQETLLDGKEIADQLLKTA; encoded by the coding sequence ATGGCAAAAGTAGTAATATTGGGTGGTGGACTTGCAGGTATCTCTGCAGCTTACCACCTTGAACAAAATGGATTTCATGATTACGTCCTGTTCGAAAAAGAAGCTGATGTTGGTGGACTATGTGGATCGGTGCAACAAGATGGGTTTACTTTTGATTATACCGGACATTTACTGCACATCAATGATCCGTATTTTGAAAAATTAATTGCCGATGTTATTGGATTTGACCAATTTAATATCATAAATCGTCGCTCTTACATTTATTCACAAGAATGTTACACCAAGTTTCCTTATCAAATTAATTTACGTGGCTTACCCATAAAAACTATATCTGAATGTATTAACGGCTATGTCAAACGGCACAAACATATAAAAAACCCAAAAAACTTTAAAGAGTGGGTACTCAAAAACTTCGGTTCAGGATTTGCCAAACATTTTTTTTGCCCTTATCAACAAAAAATATTTGCATGTGACTTGAAAGAAATCACTGCAAGCTGGACTGGCCGATTCGTCCCTGATACTTCACTTGAGCAGATAATTTCAGGATCTATACAAGATAATGAAAATGAAGCTATTGGCTATAATGCACAATTTTTTTATCCAAAGAAAGGCGGCATTCTATTTTGGGTAAAAAAACTGGCAGATCAATTACAAAATAAAATTATTACCAATGCAAAAGCAACCTCTATTGATATGGTGCATAAGTTTGTTGGCTTTTCAAACGGCCATGTTGAAAGTTATGATACCTTGATAAACACTATGCCACTCGATGACTTTCTGATCATGCAACGTGGCACTATGGCAAATGTTTTAGAATCTGCCGCTGACAATTTACGATGCAATTCGGTAGTAAACTTTAATTTGGGTATCAAGCGGCCAAATCTATCCGATAAACATTGGATTTATTTCCCTGAAAAAGAGTTTCCTTTCTATCGTATTGGCTTTGGTCATAATTTTGCTGATTCTATGGCACCGGAAAATTGCAGCTCATTGTATGGTGAATTTTCCCATTTATACCGAACTGATCGTTGGGTAGAAAAAACATTGGAGCTCGCACTGCAAAAAACAAAAGAGTTTCTACACCTGTCTGATGATGAAATTGCTACTGAAAAAATAATCCCTATTTCACACGCATATGTCATTTATGATCAATGGCGTGAACGCAATTTAGACAAAGTGCATAAAAAGCTTAATGAAAACAAAGTCTATTCTATCGGCCGTTATGGCGCATGGAAATATTGTAGCATGCAAGAAACCTTACTTGATGGAAAAGAAATTGCAGACCAACTACTCAAAACTGCATAG
- a CDS encoding NAD-dependent epimerase/dehydratase family protein: MKKKILLFCFIVINVQAHISWRSNKMQNFYKNKEVLVTGGCGFIGSHIVEELVSLGAQVTILDNLSTGFLENIEHVADKVTFINGSITDKKLCLHATRNKSHIFHLAAFISVPKSVEEPTLCHETNIDGTFNMLEAARINGVKRFVFSSSSAVYGAPTHACNEESPCEPTSPYGFSKLIDEYLCKQFVINYDIECVCMRYFNVYGERQNPNAAYAAVVAKFRDLMKQNKPITIFGDGLQTRDFIPVEQVTQINLLLGMLPAHTIKGEIFNVATGKSITVLELFEELKTSFPAYKHTPQFAPARSGDIKHSIADCGKLQKILQK; encoded by the coding sequence ATGAAGAAAAAAATATTACTATTCTGCTTCATTGTGATAAACGTTCAAGCACATATTTCATGGAGATCAAACAAAATGCAAAATTTTTATAAAAACAAAGAAGTTTTAGTAACCGGCGGCTGCGGATTTATCGGCTCACATATTGTAGAAGAATTAGTTTCATTAGGTGCACAGGTTACTATACTGGACAATCTATCAACCGGGTTTCTTGAAAACATCGAACATGTAGCTGATAAAGTTACCTTTATTAATGGTTCAATTACCGATAAAAAACTATGCTTGCATGCAACAAGAAACAAATCTCACATTTTTCATTTAGCTGCATTTATTTCAGTACCAAAATCGGTTGAAGAGCCAACACTATGTCACGAAACCAACATTGACGGTACTTTTAACATGTTAGAAGCTGCACGCATAAATGGTGTTAAACGTTTTGTTTTTTCATCATCATCTGCTGTGTATGGTGCACCGACTCATGCTTGCAATGAAGAAAGCCCATGCGAACCAACTTCACCATATGGCTTTTCAAAACTGATCGATGAATATTTATGCAAACAGTTTGTTATCAACTATGACATTGAATGTGTGTGTATGCGCTACTTTAATGTGTATGGCGAACGACAAAATCCAAATGCAGCTTATGCTGCAGTAGTAGCAAAATTTAGAGATTTAATGAAACAAAACAAACCGATCACTATTTTTGGCGATGGCCTGCAAACACGTGATTTCATTCCTGTAGAGCAAGTTACCCAAATAAATCTCTTGCTTGGCATGCTCCCCGCTCACACCATTAAAGGTGAAATTTTCAATGTTGCAACGGGCAAAAGCATCACCGTACTTGAACTGTTTGAAGAATTAAAAACTTCATTCCCGGCGTACAAGCATACTCCTCAATTTGCACCTGCACGCTCAGGAGACATTAAACATAGTATCGCTGATTGCGGCAAATTACAGAAAATACTACAAAAATAA